In the Syntrophobacterales bacterium genome, one interval contains:
- a CDS encoding ChbG/HpnK family deacetylase has product MISATKIIVNGDDFGKSEDVNESIEFCHRNGIMTSASLIAAGCAFDGAVNISKRNPGLGVGVHLTLDEFNPISKQPSSVLDPSTSRFYSKEKSATNAKWFKYSRTDLVKEYAFQVEKVLDSGILITHMDHHHHLHLFWPVLDAMVEVAGKYGIPYIRSQKLITNNRQSLVKKIYRTVHQYYLRKKTRTTDGYFDLAHADFEGIFDGMVKAVVLNRDVIEIVAHPHKENKSVISFLTNEGVNKMFKTDRLINFGNI; this is encoded by the coding sequence TTGATTAGCGCAACGAAGATCATAGTAAACGGAGACGACTTCGGGAAGTCTGAGGATGTAAATGAATCCATAGAATTCTGCCACCGAAACGGCATTATGACGAGCGCATCATTGATTGCTGCCGGTTGTGCATTTGACGGAGCGGTAAATATTTCAAAGAGAAATCCTGGATTGGGAGTGGGCGTTCATCTGACGCTCGACGAGTTCAATCCTATTTCGAAACAACCATCATCAGTTTTAGACCCATCGACAAGCAGATTCTATTCCAAAGAAAAATCCGCCACAAATGCCAAATGGTTCAAATATAGCAGGACAGATCTGGTTAAGGAATATGCGTTTCAAGTTGAGAAGGTTTTAGATAGCGGCATTTTAATCACCCATATGGATCACCACCACCACCTCCACCTATTTTGGCCTGTATTGGACGCTATGGTCGAAGTTGCCGGAAAATATGGTATCCCTTACATTCGGTCTCAGAAGTTGATTACCAATAATAGGCAATCCTTGGTAAAGAAAATATATAGGACCGTTCATCAGTATTACCTGAGGAAAAAAACGAGGACCACGGACGGCTATTTTGATTTGGCACACGCAGACTTTGAAGGAATATTTGACGGGATGGTAAAGGCGGTAGTCTTGAACCGTGACGTAATCGAGATAGTGGCTCACCCACATAAGGAAAACAAATCTGTAATATCATTTCTCACAAATGAAGGAGTCAACAAAATGTTTAAAACAGACAGACTTATCAATTTTGGAAATATTTGA
- a CDS encoding glycosyltransferase family 2 protein has product MKNNYRYVLITPARNEESSIEKTIKSVVSQTILPEKWIIVSDGSTDRTDEIVGKYAQTTTWMELIRMPEHTDRQFAAKVHCFNAGYAKITETEIEYDIIGNLDADISFEGNYFNFLLAKFAGDPALGVAGTPFVEDGKHYDYRFTNIEHVSGACQLFRRECFEEIGGYIPIKGGGIDWVAVTTARMKGWKTRTFTDMTCLHHRKIGTGDSGTLKVQFKYGQKNYCLGGHPLWHLFRSIFQMKNKPYVIGGILLLWGYVWAFVSRAKRPISAELMQFYRAEQTRRLHEIFRRAFEFKRDH; this is encoded by the coding sequence ATGAAGAACAATTATAGATATGTCCTGATAACTCCAGCCCGTAACGAGGAGTCTAGTATAGAGAAGACAATTAAGTCGGTGGTGTCTCAAACCATTTTACCCGAAAAATGGATAATTGTCAGTGATGGATCGACCGATCGTACGGATGAGATTGTCGGAAAATATGCTCAGACAACTACTTGGATGGAACTGATCCGGATGCCGGAGCATACCGACCGGCAGTTCGCGGCGAAGGTTCATTGTTTTAATGCCGGTTACGCAAAGATAACAGAGACAGAAATAGAATATGACATTATAGGAAATCTTGACGCTGATATTTCCTTCGAAGGTAATTATTTTAATTTTCTTTTGGCGAAATTTGCCGGCGACCCTGCACTCGGGGTTGCGGGGACTCCTTTTGTGGAGGACGGGAAGCACTACGACTACAGATTCACGAATATTGAACATGTTTCCGGGGCATGCCAACTATTCCGGCGTGAATGTTTTGAGGAAATAGGCGGATACATTCCCATTAAAGGAGGGGGTATCGACTGGGTTGCGGTTACGACGGCCAGGATGAAAGGATGGAAAACACGCACATTTACGGACATGACGTGTCTTCATCACCGCAAGATAGGTACAGGAGACTCGGGCACACTGAAAGTACAATTCAAGTATGGGCAGAAGAACTACTGTCTGGGCGGCCACCCTTTATGGCATTTATTCAGATCTATTTTCCAGATGAAGAATAAGCCTTATGTAATTGGGGGTATTCTATTGCTATGGGGATATGTCTGGGCTTTCGTGAGCAGGGCAAAAAGGCCCATATCGGCGGAACTTATGCAATTTTACAGAGCGGAACAAACGCGGAGACTTCATGAAATATTCCGCCGGGCATTTGAGTTTAAACGGGATCATTAG
- a CDS encoding glycosyltransferase family 2 protein, with protein sequence MFNKCKMAEDKHVSICVCTYRRPELLERLLAGAILQKTDGLFGYSVVIVDNDSEESARETVETYALRSKIPIDYHVEPEQNIALARNRAVKNAKSDLIVFIDDDEIPDEDWLLNLYEAFCRFQADGILGPVKPYFETQPPGWIISSKICERRSFSTGTILRDARYTRTGNVLLKREILVDGGDPFNPLFGKTGGEDGDFFRRRLQKGNRFIWCNEACVSEIVPPERFRRSYWVRKAFLQGSAFAKSERISLLSIDSVKSFLAIMIYTPALPILILIRHDLFMKFLVKVCYHLSTLLTVCGVSAAKERVF encoded by the coding sequence ATGTTTAATAAATGTAAAATGGCGGAAGATAAACACGTCAGCATATGCGTCTGCACATACAGGAGGCCTGAACTTTTGGAACGGCTGTTAGCCGGGGCAATACTGCAAAAGACAGACGGTTTATTCGGATATTCCGTAGTGATTGTCGACAATGACTCGGAAGAGTCTGCCCGCGAGACAGTAGAAACGTACGCACTTCGGTCAAAGATTCCCATTGATTATCATGTAGAGCCTGAACAAAATATCGCCCTGGCAAGAAACAGGGCTGTGAAGAACGCAAAAAGCGATCTAATTGTTTTTATTGACGATGACGAAATCCCGGATGAAGATTGGCTTCTTAATTTGTATGAAGCTTTTTGTAGGTTTCAGGCCGACGGTATATTGGGGCCGGTCAAGCCATATTTCGAGACACAACCTCCCGGTTGGATCATAAGCAGCAAGATATGCGAGAGAAGGTCATTTTCAACCGGAACTATTCTCCGTGACGCCAGATATACTCGAACGGGTAACGTATTGTTGAAAAGGGAAATACTTGTCGATGGGGGTGACCCTTTTAATCCTCTCTTTGGAAAGACAGGAGGAGAAGATGGGGATTTCTTCAGAAGAAGACTCCAAAAGGGCAATAGGTTTATCTGGTGCAATGAAGCCTGCGTAAGCGAAATTGTCCCGCCGGAAAGATTCCGAAGATCTTATTGGGTTCGGAAAGCGTTTCTTCAAGGTTCGGCTTTCGCCAAGTCGGAAAGAATTTCATTGCTCAGTATTGATTCGGTCAAATCGTTCTTAGCTATCATGATATATACTCCGGCTTTGCCGATATTAATACTTATAAGGCACGATCTTTTCATGAAGTTCCTTGTAAAAGTTTGTTATCACCTAAGTACGCTTCTGACGGTCTGCGGCGTGAGCGCAGCGAAGGAAAGAGTTTTTTGA